The Pristiophorus japonicus isolate sPriJap1 chromosome 3, sPriJap1.hap1, whole genome shotgun sequence genome has a segment encoding these proteins:
- the LOC139259812 gene encoding nuclear receptor subfamily 4 group A member 2 isoform X1, whose translation MPCVQAQYGSSPQGASPASQSYSYHSGEYSSDFLTPEFVKFSMDLTNTEITATTSLPSFSTFMENYSTNYDVKPPCLYQMPLSSQQSAIKIEDIQMHGYHQQNHLQHPPEEMIHSGSMYYKPSPPPTPTTPGFQVQHSPLWDDPSSLHSFSQNYVATTHMIDQRKTPVSRLSLFSFKQSPPGTPVSSCQMRFDNPLHISMNPETGGGHHVVDSQNFAVPNPVRKQASVGFPGLQIGHGSQLMDSQVPSPPSRNSPSNEGLCAVCGDNAACQHYGVRTCEGCKGFFKRTVQKNAKYVCLANKNCPVDKRRRNRCQYCRFQKCLVVGMVKEVVRTDSLKGRRGRLPSKPKSPQEPSPPSPPVSLITALVRAHVDSNPAMSNLDYSRFQSNPEYQLSGGDTEHIQQFYDLLTGSMEIIRGWAEKIPGYTDLPKEDQDLLFESAFLELFVLRLAYRSNPVDGKLIFCNEVVLHRLQCVRGFGEWIDSIIDFSSNLHSMNIDISAFSCIAALAMVTERHGLKEPKKVEELQNKIVNCLKDHVTFNGGNLNRPNYLSKLLGKLPELRTLCTQGLQRIFYLKLEDLVPPPTIIDKLFLDTLPF comes from the exons ATGCCCTGTGTTCAAGCTCAGTATGGGTCATCGCCACAAGGAGCCAGTCCTGCCTCTCAGAGCTACAGCTACCACAGTGGGGAATACAGCTCTGACTTCTTAACGCCAGAGTTCGTCAAGTTCAGCATGGATCTCACCAACACTGAAATTACAGCCACTACATCGCTGCCAAGCTTCAGCACCTTCATGGAGAATTACAGCACCAATTACGACGTGAAACCCCCTTGCTTGTACCAGATGCCACTGTCCAGCCAGCAGTCCGCCATCAAGATCGAAGACATCCAGATGCACGGCTACCACCAACAGAATCATCTACAGCACCCACCAGAGGAGATGATCCATTCTGGCTCCATGTATTACAAGCCATCTCCGCCCCCTACCCCAACAACTCCAGGCTTCCAGGTCCAGCACAGCCCATTGTGGGATGACCCCAGTTCTCTTCACAGCTTTTCCCAAAACTATGTAGCTACCACCCATATGATAGACCAGCGGAAGACCCCTGTCTCAAgactctctcttttctccttcaagcagTCGCCCCCCGGTACCCCAGTGTCCAGCTGTCAAATGAGGTTTGATAACCCCCTACATATTTCCATGAACCCTGAGACGGGAGGTGGTCATCACGTGGTGGACAGCCAGAACTTCGCTGTCCCTAATCCCGTCAGAAAACAAGCATCCGTGGGCTTCCCTGGTCTCCAGATTGGTCATGGGTCTCAGCTGATGGACAGCCAGGTACCATCACCTCCATCTCGAAACTCTCCATCAAACGAAGGCCTTTGCGCAGTGTGCGGGGACAACGCTGCCTGCCAACACTATGGAGTCCGCACATGCGAGGGCTGTAAAGGCTTTTTCAAG CGCACGGTGCAGAAAAACGCTAAATACGTTTGTTTGGCAAACAAGAACTGTCCAGTTGACAAGCGCCGTCGGAACAGGTGCCAATATTGTCGCTTTCAGAAGTGCCTTGTTGTTGGCATGGTTAAAGAAG TTGTTCGTACAGATAGCCTAAAGGGTCGCAGGGGACGTCTCCCGTCCAAGCCTAAGAGCCCCCAGGAGCCGTCTCCCCCGTCTCCTCCAGTCAGTCTCATCACAGCCCTGGTCAGAGCGCACGTCGACTCCAACCCTGCCATGTCCAACCTCGATTACTCCAGG TTCCAGTCCAATCCCGAGTACCAGCTGAGCGGCGGGGACACAGAGCACATCCAGCAGTTCTATGACCTTCTGACAGGCTCCATGGAAATCATCCGCGGTTGGGCAGAAAAGATCCCCGGCTACACCGACCTTCCAAAAGAGGACCAGGACCTGCTTTTTGAATCGGCTTTTCTGGAACTGTTCGTCCTGAGGCTGGCCTACCG GTCCAACCCTGTGGACGGCAAGCTAATATTTTGCAATGAGGTGGTGCTGCACAGGCTGCAGTGCGTTCGTGGCTTTGGGGAATGGATAGATTCAATCATTGACTTCTCGTCCAACCTCCACAGTATGAACATAGACATTTCAGCCTTCTCCTGCATTGCTGCCCTCGCCATGGTAACAG AGCGACACGGGTTGAAGGAACCCAAGAAGGTGGAAGAACTTCAAAATAAAATTGTGAACTGTCTCAAAGACCACGTGACTTTCAACGGCGGAAACTTAAATCGTCCAAACTATTTGTCCAAACTTTTGGGGAAATTACCGGAGCTCCGCACTCTCTGCACACAAGGTCTTCAGCGCATCTTCTACCTAAAGCTGGAGGACCTCGTCCCACCCCCGACAATAATTGATAAGCTCTTCCTAGACACACTACCATTTTGA
- the LOC139259812 gene encoding nuclear receptor subfamily 4 group A member 2 isoform X2, translating into MDLTNTEITATTSLPSFSTFMENYSTNYDVKPPCLYQMPLSSQQSAIKIEDIQMHGYHQQNHLQHPPEEMIHSGSMYYKPSPPPTPTTPGFQVQHSPLWDDPSSLHSFSQNYVATTHMIDQRKTPVSRLSLFSFKQSPPGTPVSSCQMRFDNPLHISMNPETGGGHHVVDSQNFAVPNPVRKQASVGFPGLQIGHGSQLMDSQVPSPPSRNSPSNEGLCAVCGDNAACQHYGVRTCEGCKGFFKRTVQKNAKYVCLANKNCPVDKRRRNRCQYCRFQKCLVVGMVKEVVRTDSLKGRRGRLPSKPKSPQEPSPPSPPVSLITALVRAHVDSNPAMSNLDYSRFQSNPEYQLSGGDTEHIQQFYDLLTGSMEIIRGWAEKIPGYTDLPKEDQDLLFESAFLELFVLRLAYRSNPVDGKLIFCNEVVLHRLQCVRGFGEWIDSIIDFSSNLHSMNIDISAFSCIAALAMVTERHGLKEPKKVEELQNKIVNCLKDHVTFNGGNLNRPNYLSKLLGKLPELRTLCTQGLQRIFYLKLEDLVPPPTIIDKLFLDTLPF; encoded by the exons ATGGATCTCACCAACACTGAAATTACAGCCACTACATCGCTGCCAAGCTTCAGCACCTTCATGGAGAATTACAGCACCAATTACGACGTGAAACCCCCTTGCTTGTACCAGATGCCACTGTCCAGCCAGCAGTCCGCCATCAAGATCGAAGACATCCAGATGCACGGCTACCACCAACAGAATCATCTACAGCACCCACCAGAGGAGATGATCCATTCTGGCTCCATGTATTACAAGCCATCTCCGCCCCCTACCCCAACAACTCCAGGCTTCCAGGTCCAGCACAGCCCATTGTGGGATGACCCCAGTTCTCTTCACAGCTTTTCCCAAAACTATGTAGCTACCACCCATATGATAGACCAGCGGAAGACCCCTGTCTCAAgactctctcttttctccttcaagcagTCGCCCCCCGGTACCCCAGTGTCCAGCTGTCAAATGAGGTTTGATAACCCCCTACATATTTCCATGAACCCTGAGACGGGAGGTGGTCATCACGTGGTGGACAGCCAGAACTTCGCTGTCCCTAATCCCGTCAGAAAACAAGCATCCGTGGGCTTCCCTGGTCTCCAGATTGGTCATGGGTCTCAGCTGATGGACAGCCAGGTACCATCACCTCCATCTCGAAACTCTCCATCAAACGAAGGCCTTTGCGCAGTGTGCGGGGACAACGCTGCCTGCCAACACTATGGAGTCCGCACATGCGAGGGCTGTAAAGGCTTTTTCAAG CGCACGGTGCAGAAAAACGCTAAATACGTTTGTTTGGCAAACAAGAACTGTCCAGTTGACAAGCGCCGTCGGAACAGGTGCCAATATTGTCGCTTTCAGAAGTGCCTTGTTGTTGGCATGGTTAAAGAAG TTGTTCGTACAGATAGCCTAAAGGGTCGCAGGGGACGTCTCCCGTCCAAGCCTAAGAGCCCCCAGGAGCCGTCTCCCCCGTCTCCTCCAGTCAGTCTCATCACAGCCCTGGTCAGAGCGCACGTCGACTCCAACCCTGCCATGTCCAACCTCGATTACTCCAGG TTCCAGTCCAATCCCGAGTACCAGCTGAGCGGCGGGGACACAGAGCACATCCAGCAGTTCTATGACCTTCTGACAGGCTCCATGGAAATCATCCGCGGTTGGGCAGAAAAGATCCCCGGCTACACCGACCTTCCAAAAGAGGACCAGGACCTGCTTTTTGAATCGGCTTTTCTGGAACTGTTCGTCCTGAGGCTGGCCTACCG GTCCAACCCTGTGGACGGCAAGCTAATATTTTGCAATGAGGTGGTGCTGCACAGGCTGCAGTGCGTTCGTGGCTTTGGGGAATGGATAGATTCAATCATTGACTTCTCGTCCAACCTCCACAGTATGAACATAGACATTTCAGCCTTCTCCTGCATTGCTGCCCTCGCCATGGTAACAG AGCGACACGGGTTGAAGGAACCCAAGAAGGTGGAAGAACTTCAAAATAAAATTGTGAACTGTCTCAAAGACCACGTGACTTTCAACGGCGGAAACTTAAATCGTCCAAACTATTTGTCCAAACTTTTGGGGAAATTACCGGAGCTCCGCACTCTCTGCACACAAGGTCTTCAGCGCATCTTCTACCTAAAGCTGGAGGACCTCGTCCCACCCCCGACAATAATTGATAAGCTCTTCCTAGACACACTACCATTTTGA